CCGTCAGCGACGGTAAGTTGATCAGTGATCTGGAGCAGCAGTTCCCCTGCGCGACGTTTGGCGCGGCTTCGCCTTCTCCTTCGATCTTTCGTCGTGCGCCTTGGCGTTGGGGGCGAGTTCCGGCAGCCTTGTCTGCCCCACAATGACAATTAGGCAAATGTTAACCACGCCGGGCGCCTACTGGCATGGTCCATCGGGGTCTTGGGGGGCTCGAGGGGGGACCGTGGCCATGCACGACTTGCACTTGGATCACGCTGCCGTGGAGCAGCTTGTCGGCCTGACTTTCGCCGAAGTCGAACGCGATCTAATCCTGGCGACGCTGCACGAGACCGGCGGCAACCGCACCCATGCCG
Above is a genomic segment from Bosea sp. NBC_00550 containing:
- a CDS encoding helix-turn-helix domain-containing protein, with amino-acid sequence MHDLHLDHAAVEQLVGLTFAEVERDLILATLHETGGNRTHAANMLGISIRTLRNKISAYRGKGNDVPQSAAQ